Proteins from a single region of Diaphorobacter limosus:
- the bioB gene encoding biotin synthase BioB: MTTVFLADAPTPANHARPAHASPAAAQRWSVQAVQELLDRPFMDLLWQAQEVHRQHWPAGDIELATLLSVKTGGCAENCGYCPQSSHFDTGVQAQKLMAVDEVRSAAQAAKNAGATRFCMGAAWRAPKERDIEKMSELIRTVKDLGLQTCATLGMLQPQQAQALKAAGLDYYNHNLDTAPEYYQDVVSTRSYQDRLDTLRHVRAAGIHVCCGGIIGMGEAPVHRAGLIAQLANLDPYPESVPINSLVPVPGTPLAGSAPVDSLDFVRVIAVARITMPRARVRLSAGREQLGEAVQALCFLAGANSIFYGEKLLVTGNPDVAADERLLAKLGLRAHATHGQAQPAGTDRGCACS; encoded by the coding sequence ATGACAACTGTTTTTCTGGCCGATGCGCCAACCCCCGCAAACCATGCCCGGCCCGCCCACGCGTCGCCTGCCGCGGCGCAGCGCTGGAGCGTACAGGCGGTGCAGGAGCTGCTGGATCGCCCCTTCATGGACTTGCTCTGGCAGGCCCAGGAGGTGCACCGCCAGCATTGGCCGGCGGGTGACATCGAACTGGCAACCCTGCTGTCAGTCAAGACCGGCGGCTGCGCCGAAAACTGCGGCTACTGCCCGCAGTCCAGTCATTTCGACACGGGGGTGCAGGCGCAAAAGCTGATGGCCGTGGACGAGGTGCGCAGCGCCGCCCAGGCGGCCAAAAATGCCGGCGCCACGCGCTTTTGCATGGGCGCGGCCTGGCGCGCGCCCAAGGAGCGCGACATTGAAAAGATGTCGGAGCTGATACGCACGGTGAAAGACCTGGGCCTGCAGACCTGCGCCACTCTGGGCATGCTGCAGCCGCAGCAGGCGCAGGCGTTGAAAGCCGCCGGGCTGGACTACTACAACCACAACCTGGATACCGCCCCCGAGTACTACCAGGACGTGGTCAGCACGCGCAGCTACCAGGATCGCCTGGACACCCTGCGGCATGTGCGCGCCGCGGGCATCCATGTGTGCTGCGGCGGCATCATCGGCATGGGCGAGGCGCCGGTGCACCGCGCCGGGCTGATCGCGCAGCTGGCCAACCTTGACCCGTACCCTGAATCCGTACCCATCAACAGCCTGGTGCCCGTGCCCGGCACGCCGCTGGCGGGCAGCGCGCCGGTTGATTCGCTGGATTTCGTGCGCGTGATTGCCGTAGCGCGCATCACCATGCCGCGCGCGCGCGTGCGCCTGTCGGCCGGGCGCGAGCAGCTGGGCGAGGCGGTGCAGGCGCTGTGCTTTCTGGCCGGGGCCAACTCCATCTTCTACGGCGAAAAGCTCTTGGTGACCGGCAACCCCGATGTCGCCGCTGATGAGCGGCTGTTGGCCAAGCTCGGCCTGCGCGCCCATGCCACCCATGGACAGGCGCAGCCGGCGGGGACTGACCGTGGTTGTGCATGCTCCTAA
- a CDS encoding efflux RND transporter permease subunit — protein sequence MARPQHPLGISGRIAQAFQAAQITPLLALLALLLGLFAVLVTPREEEPQIDVTMANVIVPFPGASVADVEQLIATPAEQVLSQMLGVEHVSSVSHPGMAVLTVQFKVGVQRNDALVRLHDTLRSHADWLPRGLGAMGPVIRPKGIDDVPVVTLTLYSEQDDTGAYDLERVAHSLEAELMRVDGARTVSTIGGPGRAVRVQLDAARMAGRGVTVDDIRATLQSANQGLPVGELLGGNQSVAIDAGPFLAHAREVGELVVSSRGGKPVFLQDVAQVEDGPLPAQRYVWYASVKDGQASEYPAVTLAVTKKAGANAIAVARAVMQRVQDLRGTVIPAAVQVAETRDYGATANDKAQKLIQKLLFATVSVVALVFVALGRREAVIVGVAVGLTLAATLFASWAWGFTLNRVSLFALIFSIGILVDDAIVVVENIHRHQSLYPEKTLTELIPGAVDEVGGPTILATFTVIAALLPMAFVTGLMGPYMAPIPINASMGMLISLAVAFTVTPWLARLWMKSHGSQSQAAQEHTGLAARLAPLFTRIFTPLLDDTRGRRNRTLLGLAVAGLIALSVLLPMIGWVQLKMLPFDNKSEFQVIVDMPAGTPPEATAAVLHALGAHLATVPEVTDYQAYAGTAGPINFNGLVRQYDLRAGGNVGDIQVNLQDKHLRKEQSHSIAMRVRPALQAIGQKMGANVKVVEVPPGPPVLSPIVAEIYGPDAQGRRQVAQAVREALQKTTGIVDLDDSSIADAPRQLVLVDRRKAALMGVAQGAIVSALHAGLAGENATWLRDGQSKYATPVLLQLPAEQQGSLDALLQLPVRTSAGSTVPIRELVTITDTLREQPIYHKDLLPVNLVVADMAGKVDSPLYGMFDARSAIHQITAPDGGQIEEYFIRQPSDPYRGYSLKWDGEWQITYETFRDMGAAYGVGLILIYLLVVAHFGSYLTPLIIMAPIPLTIIGVMPGHAILGAQYTATSMIGMIALAGIIVRNSILLVDFIRLQVQAGMEFKQAIVQSAITRAQPILLTGLAAMLGAFFILDDPIFNGLAISLIFGIAVSTVLTLVVIPILYFMAYRRRVDLVRGEGGA from the coding sequence ATGGCCCGTCCACAACACCCCCTGGGCATCTCGGGCCGCATCGCCCAGGCCTTTCAGGCGGCGCAGATCACGCCGCTGCTGGCGCTGCTGGCGCTGCTGCTCGGGCTGTTTGCCGTGTTGGTCACGCCGCGCGAGGAGGAGCCGCAGATCGACGTGACCATGGCCAACGTCATCGTGCCCTTCCCCGGTGCGTCGGTCGCCGACGTGGAGCAGCTGATCGCCACGCCGGCCGAGCAGGTGCTCTCGCAAATGCTGGGCGTGGAGCATGTGAGCAGCGTCTCGCACCCCGGCATGGCGGTGCTCACGGTGCAGTTCAAGGTGGGCGTGCAGCGCAACGACGCGCTGGTGCGCCTGCACGACACGCTGCGCAGCCACGCCGACTGGCTGCCGCGCGGCCTGGGCGCGATGGGGCCCGTCATCCGCCCCAAGGGCATAGACGACGTGCCCGTGGTCACGCTGACGCTGTACAGCGAGCAGGATGACACCGGCGCCTACGACCTGGAGCGCGTGGCGCACAGCCTGGAGGCTGAGCTGATGCGTGTGGATGGCGCGCGCACCGTGAGCACCATCGGCGGGCCGGGCCGCGCCGTGCGCGTGCAGCTTGATGCGGCGCGCATGGCCGGGCGCGGGGTGACGGTGGACGATATCCGCGCCACGCTGCAGTCCGCCAACCAGGGCCTGCCCGTGGGCGAGCTGCTGGGTGGCAACCAGTCCGTGGCCATAGATGCCGGGCCGTTCCTGGCCCACGCCAGGGAAGTGGGTGAGCTGGTGGTCAGCAGCCGTGGCGGCAAGCCAGTGTTTCTGCAGGACGTGGCCCAGGTGGAAGACGGCCCCCTGCCCGCCCAGCGCTATGTCTGGTACGCCAGTGTGAAGGACGGTCAGGCCAGCGAATACCCGGCCGTGACCCTGGCCGTGACGAAGAAGGCCGGCGCCAACGCCATCGCCGTGGCGCGTGCCGTAATGCAGCGCGTGCAGGATCTGCGCGGCACCGTCATCCCCGCCGCCGTGCAGGTAGCCGAGACGCGCGACTACGGCGCTACGGCCAACGACAAGGCGCAGAAGCTGATCCAGAAGCTGCTGTTTGCCACCGTCTCCGTCGTGGCCCTGGTGTTTGTCGCGCTGGGCCGGCGCGAGGCCGTCATCGTCGGCGTGGCCGTGGGCCTGACGCTGGCGGCCACGCTGTTCGCCTCCTGGGCCTGGGGTTTCACGCTCAACCGCGTGTCGCTGTTCGCGCTGATCTTCTCCATCGGCATCCTGGTGGACGATGCCATCGTCGTGGTGGAGAACATCCATCGCCATCAGTCTCTCTATCCAGAAAAGACGCTGACCGAGCTGATCCCCGGCGCGGTCGATGAAGTCGGCGGGCCGACCATCCTGGCCACCTTCACGGTGATTGCCGCCCTGCTGCCCATGGCCTTCGTCACCGGGCTGATGGGGCCGTACATGGCGCCGATTCCCATCAACGCCAGCATGGGCATGCTGATCTCGCTGGCCGTGGCCTTCACCGTCACGCCCTGGCTGGCGCGGCTGTGGATGAAAAGCCATGGCAGCCAGTCCCAGGCCGCACAGGAGCACACCGGCCTGGCGGCCAGGCTGGCGCCGCTGTTCACGCGCATCTTCACCCCACTGCTGGATGACACACGCGGGCGGCGCAACCGCACGCTGCTGGGCCTGGCCGTGGCGGGCCTGATCGCCCTGTCGGTGCTGCTGCCCATGATCGGCTGGGTGCAGCTCAAGATGCTGCCGTTCGACAATAAATCCGAGTTCCAGGTCATCGTCGACATGCCCGCCGGCACGCCGCCCGAGGCCACGGCCGCCGTGCTGCACGCGCTGGGCGCGCATCTGGCCACCGTGCCCGAGGTGACCGACTACCAGGCCTACGCCGGCACGGCCGGGCCGATCAACTTCAACGGCCTGGTGCGCCAATATGACCTGCGCGCCGGCGGCAACGTGGGCGACATTCAGGTCAACCTGCAGGACAAGCACCTGCGCAAGGAGCAAAGCCACTCCATCGCCATGCGCGTGCGCCCTGCCCTGCAAGCCATTGGCCAAAAAATGGGCGCGAACGTCAAGGTGGTTGAAGTGCCGCCGGGCCCGCCCGTGCTCTCCCCCATCGTTGCCGAAATCTACGGGCCTGATGCCCAGGGAAGGCGCCAGGTCGCGCAGGCCGTGCGCGAGGCGCTACAAAAAACGACAGGTATCGTCGATCTGGATGATTCCTCGATTGCCGATGCACCGCGCCAGCTGGTGCTGGTGGATCGGCGCAAGGCGGCGCTGATGGGCGTGGCGCAGGGCGCCATCGTCAGCGCCCTGCACGCAGGCCTGGCCGGCGAGAACGCCACCTGGCTGCGCGATGGCCAGAGCAAATACGCAACGCCGGTGTTGCTGCAACTGCCCGCCGAGCAGCAGGGCAGCCTGGACGCGCTCTTGCAGCTGCCGGTGCGCACCAGCGCAGGCAGCACCGTGCCCATTCGCGAGCTGGTGACGATCACCGACACGCTGAGGGAGCAGCCCATCTACCACAAGGATTTGCTGCCGGTGAATCTGGTCGTGGCCGATATGGCGGGCAAGGTGGACAGCCCGCTCTACGGCATGTTTGACGCGCGTTCGGCTATTCACCAGATCACCGCGCCCGATGGCGGCCAGATCGAGGAATATTTCATCCGCCAGCCTAGCGACCCCTACCGCGGCTATAGCCTGAAGTGGGACGGCGAGTGGCAAATCACCTACGAGACCTTCCGCGACATGGGCGCCGCCTACGGCGTGGGGCTGATCCTGATCTACCTGCTGGTCGTCGCGCACTTTGGCTCCTACCTCACGCCGCTGATCATCATGGCGCCGATACCGCTCACCATCATTGGCGTCATGCCCGGCCACGCCATCCTGGGCGCACAGTACACGGCCACCAGCATGATCGGCATGATTGCGCTGGCCGGCATCATCGTGCGCAACTCCATCCTGCTGGTGGACTTCATCAGGCTGCAGGTGCAGGCGGGCATGGAGTTCAAGCAGGCCATCGTGCAGTCGGCCATCACGCGCGCCCAGCCCATTTTGCTCACCGGCCTGGCGGCCATGCTGGGCGCCTTCTTCATCCTCGACGACCCCATCTTCAACGGCCTGGCGATCTCGCTGATCTTTGGCATCGCGGTGTCCACCGTGCTGACGCTGGTGGTCATACCCATTCTGTACTTCATGGCCTACCGCCGGCGCGTGGATCTGGTGCGCGGAGAAGGAGGCGCATGA
- a CDS encoding FAD/NAD(P)-binding oxidoreductase has translation MTQAARITILGAGFGALATVRELRRRDAGAQITVVSPRPELHYLPSIIWIPSGLRRREDLIVPLGPFFERMGVRHVAAEVTGLTDDGRSVHTTAGDIDNDALVIATGGRFLKKLPGIENAITPCEGIAAAELIRDRLAAMQGGTIAIGFAANPQEPQAVRGGPMFEFLFGIDTQLRREGRRERFQLVFFNPSQEPGARLGAKTVQGLLAEMARRGIATHLGHKMLRFEPGKVVTEGGEIAADLILFMPGMTGNAWFDATTLPRSPGGLLRADAQCRIEGWQHCYVVGDSGSFPGPEWAPKQAHMAELHAKAAAANLLDALAGRPEQAGFVPQLACIIDSGSHGTLVLRSPQRTLVLPPLRLMHWAKRRFEARYLGQYR, from the coding sequence ATGACCCAGGCCGCCCGCATCACCATCCTCGGCGCAGGCTTTGGCGCGCTGGCCACGGTGCGCGAGCTGCGCCGGCGCGACGCGGGGGCGCAGATCACCGTCGTCTCCCCGCGGCCTGAGCTGCACTACCTGCCCAGCATCATCTGGATACCCAGCGGCCTGCGCCGGCGCGAGGACCTGATCGTGCCGCTGGGGCCGTTCTTTGAGCGCATGGGCGTGCGCCATGTGGCGGCCGAGGTCACGGGGCTGACGGATGACGGCCGCAGCGTGCACACCACGGCCGGCGACATCGACAACGACGCGCTGGTGATTGCCACCGGTGGGCGCTTCCTCAAGAAGCTGCCGGGCATTGAGAACGCCATCACGCCCTGCGAGGGCATTGCCGCGGCCGAGCTGATCCGCGACCGCCTGGCCGCCATGCAGGGCGGCACGATTGCCATCGGCTTTGCCGCCAACCCGCAGGAGCCGCAGGCCGTGCGCGGCGGGCCGATGTTCGAATTTTTGTTCGGCATCGATACCCAGCTACGCCGCGAAGGCCGGCGCGAGCGCTTCCAACTGGTGTTCTTCAACCCCAGCCAGGAGCCCGGCGCACGCCTGGGCGCCAAGACCGTGCAGGGCCTGCTGGCCGAGATGGCGCGCCGCGGCATCGCCACCCACCTGGGCCACAAGATGCTGCGCTTTGAGCCCGGCAAGGTGGTTACCGAGGGCGGCGAGATCGCCGCCGACCTGATCCTGTTCATGCCCGGTATGACCGGCAATGCCTGGTTCGATGCCACCACCCTGCCCCGCTCGCCCGGTGGCCTGCTGCGCGCCGACGCGCAATGCCGCATCGAGGGCTGGCAGCACTGCTATGTGGTCGGTGACTCGGGCAGCTTTCCCGGCCCCGAATGGGCGCCCAAGCAGGCGCACATGGCCGAACTGCATGCCAAGGCGGCAGCGGCCAACCTGCTGGACGCCCTGGCGGGCAGGCCCGAGCAGGCCGGCTTTGTGCCGCAGCTCGCCTGCATCATCGACTCGGGCAGCCACGGCACCCTGGTGCTGCGCAGCCCACAGCGCACCCTGGTGCTGCCACCGCTGCGCCTGATGCACTGGGCCAAGCGCCGTTTCGAGGCGCGCTATCTGGGTCAGTACCGCTGA
- a CDS encoding class I SAM-dependent methyltransferase yields the protein MTFWDQAFDTPHFKYGTAPNAFVRAQAHRLRPAARVLVPGDGEGRNGVWLAAQGHAVLSVDASGVGLRKAQQWAAEQGVALQTELADLTSWQPAPGAFDGVVLTFVHLPSALRRDVHQRLVRALRPGGWLILEAFTPEQLRYTSGGPKDADMRYTLDDLRTDFAGLHEHLAWAGEVWLDEGPGHQGPAQVVRYLAQALGGRA from the coding sequence ATGACATTCTGGGACCAAGCCTTCGACACGCCGCACTTCAAATACGGCACTGCGCCCAATGCCTTCGTGCGCGCGCAGGCCCATCGCCTGCGGCCTGCCGCCCGTGTGCTGGTGCCCGGCGATGGCGAAGGGCGCAACGGCGTCTGGCTGGCGGCGCAAGGCCATGCGGTGCTGTCCGTCGATGCCTCCGGCGTCGGCCTGCGCAAGGCGCAGCAATGGGCCGCAGAGCAAGGCGTGGCACTGCAGACCGAGCTGGCCGACCTGACCAGCTGGCAGCCCGCGCCGGGCGCCTTTGACGGCGTGGTGCTGACCTTTGTCCACCTGCCCTCGGCCCTGCGCCGAGACGTGCACCAGCGCCTGGTGCGGGCGCTGCGCCCCGGGGGCTGGCTGATTCTGGAGGCCTTCACGCCCGAGCAACTACGCTACACCAGCGGTGGGCCCAAGGATGCCGACATGCGCTACACCCTGGACGATCTGCGCACGGACTTCGCCGGCCTGCACGAGCATCTGGCCTGGGCTGGTGAAGTATGGCTCGACGAAGGCCCTGGCCACCAGGGCCCGGCCCAGGTCGTGCGCTACCTGGCGCAAGCCCTCGGAGGCCGCGCATGA
- a CDS encoding YgaP family membrane protein: MTSWRVVRIFAGFFILLSLALGVPGSPVFASQWWLAFTAFVGANLLQSGLTKWCLLETMLRKLGIQPGC, from the coding sequence ATGACCTCTTGGCGCGTCGTCCGCATTTTTGCCGGCTTCTTCATCCTGCTGTCGCTGGCGCTGGGCGTTCCGGGCAGCCCGGTTTTTGCCAGCCAATGGTGGCTGGCCTTCACGGCTTTCGTGGGCGCCAACCTGCTGCAAAGCGGGCTGACCAAGTGGTGCCTGCTGGAGACCATGCTGCGCAAGCTGGGCATACAGCCGGGCTGCTGA
- a CDS encoding ABC transporter transmembrane domain-containing protein has protein sequence MSTAAPRPSPAAPRGQPRALGALLPFLRPYRWPIAAALAFLLLAALATLAFPLALRQLIDQGGSSQAAALRDNFGLLFAVAVAVGLFSAARYYAMSWLGERVTADLRSRVYAHVLTQSPAFFETTQTGEVLSRLTADTTLVQTVIGSSFSLGLRNAVLGLGALAMLVWTNPVVMSAALAAVLMVVLPTMWIGRSVRRLSRASQDRVADASAIAAEVLGAIPIVQGFTAERREAARFAASAEAAFQTAVRRSGVRALLVAFIIIANAALLLWGLYRGSQAVLAGQMSAGSLGQTIVYALFLAGAVAVLGEVYGDLLRAAGAMERLMELLATRPAIRSPEAGTLQGLAPGQPLAVAFEAVDFHYPSRPDRAALAGFTLHLAPGETVALVGASGAGKSTVFQLLQRFYDVQAGRILLGGQDIRGLDLHALRGRIATVPQDAVIFSSSALDNIRYARPEATREEVINAARAAFAHDFIEALPQGYDSFLGEHGVRLSGGQRQRIAIARALLKDAPVLLLDEATSALDAHSERVVQQALDAALQSRAGSRITLVIAHRLATVQHADRIVVLDHGCIVEQGSHAALMAADGAYARLAALQFTA, from the coding sequence ATGTCCACTGCCGCACCCCGACCATCCCCGGCCGCCCCGCGCGGCCAGCCGCGCGCGCTGGGCGCCTTGCTGCCCTTTCTGCGGCCCTATCGCTGGCCGATCGCCGCTGCGCTTGCCTTTCTGCTGCTGGCGGCACTGGCCACGCTGGCCTTTCCGCTGGCGCTGCGCCAGCTGATCGACCAGGGCGGCAGCAGCCAGGCGGCGGCGCTGCGCGATAACTTTGGCCTGCTGTTTGCCGTGGCCGTCGCCGTGGGCCTGTTCTCGGCCGCGCGCTACTACGCCATGAGCTGGCTGGGCGAACGCGTCACGGCCGACCTGCGCAGCCGCGTCTACGCCCATGTGCTCACGCAAAGCCCGGCCTTCTTCGAGACCACGCAGACCGGCGAGGTGCTCTCGCGCCTGACGGCCGACACCACCTTGGTGCAGACCGTCATCGGCTCGTCGTTCTCGCTGGGCCTGCGCAATGCCGTGCTGGGCCTGGGCGCGCTGGCCATGCTGGTGTGGACCAACCCCGTGGTGATGTCGGCGGCGCTGGCCGCCGTGTTGATGGTTGTGCTGCCCACCATGTGGATAGGCCGCAGCGTGCGCCGCCTGTCGCGCGCCAGCCAGGACCGCGTGGCCGATGCCAGCGCCATCGCCGCCGAGGTGCTGGGCGCCATTCCCATCGTGCAGGGCTTCACCGCCGAGCGGCGCGAGGCGGCGCGCTTTGCCGCCTCGGCCGAGGCCGCCTTCCAGACCGCCGTGCGCCGCAGCGGCGTACGTGCGCTGCTCGTGGCCTTCATCATCATCGCCAATGCCGCGCTGCTGCTGTGGGGTCTGTACCGCGGCAGCCAGGCGGTGCTGGCCGGGCAGATGAGCGCCGGCAGCCTGGGCCAGACCATCGTCTACGCGCTCTTCCTGGCCGGCGCCGTGGCCGTGCTGGGCGAGGTCTATGGCGACCTGCTGCGCGCGGCCGGCGCCATGGAGCGGCTGATGGAGCTGCTGGCCACGCGGCCCGCCATCCGCTCGCCCGAGGCCGGCACGCTGCAAGGGCTCGCCCCGGGCCAGCCGCTGGCCGTGGCCTTCGAGGCGGTGGATTTTCACTACCCCTCGCGCCCCGACCGGGCGGCGCTGGCGGGCTTCACGCTGCACCTGGCGCCCGGCGAGACGGTGGCGCTGGTGGGCGCCAGCGGCGCCGGCAAGTCCACCGTGTTCCAGCTGCTGCAGCGCTTCTACGACGTGCAGGCAGGGCGCATCCTGCTGGGCGGCCAGGACATCCGCGGCCTCGATCTGCACGCGCTGCGCGGGCGCATCGCCACCGTGCCGCAGGACGCGGTGATTTTTTCCAGCAGCGCGCTGGACAACATCCGCTACGCACGCCCCGAGGCGACGCGCGAAGAAGTCATCAACGCCGCACGTGCCGCCTTCGCGCACGACTTCATCGAGGCACTGCCGCAGGGCTACGACAGCTTCCTCGGCGAGCATGGCGTGCGCCTGTCGGGCGGCCAGCGCCAGCGCATCGCCATCGCCCGCGCACTGCTCAAGGATGCGCCGGTGCTGCTGCTGGACGAAGCCACCAGCGCCCTGGACGCGCACAGCGAGCGCGTGGTGCAGCAGGCGCTGGACGCGGCACTGCAAAGCCGCGCCGGCAGCCGCATCACCCTGGTCATCGCGCACCGCCTGGCCACGGTGCAGCATGCCGACCGCATCGTGGTGCTGGACCACGGCTGCATCGTCGAGCAGGGCAGCCATGCCGCCTTGATGGCCGCAGACGGCGCCTACGCGCGCCTGGCGGCGCTGCAGTTCACGGCGTGA
- a CDS encoding VOC family protein: MTRPFKVLGIQQVAIGGTDKGRMKKLWVDMLGLEQTGTFQSERENVDEDILAMGRGAHKVEVDIMQPLDIDKKPAVHTTPLNHIGLWIDDLPKAVEWLTAQGVRFAPGGIRKGAAGYDITFLHPKSNDEFPIAGEGVLIELVQAPPEVIAALG; the protein is encoded by the coding sequence ATGACACGCCCCTTCAAAGTCCTGGGCATCCAGCAGGTCGCCATCGGCGGCACCGACAAGGGCCGCATGAAAAAGCTCTGGGTGGACATGCTGGGTCTTGAGCAAACCGGCACGTTCCAGAGCGAGCGCGAGAACGTGGACGAGGACATCCTGGCCATGGGGCGCGGCGCGCACAAGGTCGAGGTGGACATCATGCAGCCGCTCGACATCGACAAGAAGCCGGCGGTGCACACCACGCCGCTGAACCATATCGGCCTGTGGATAGACGACCTGCCCAAGGCGGTGGAATGGCTCACGGCGCAAGGCGTGCGCTTTGCGCCCGGCGGCATCCGCAAGGGTGCGGCTGGCTACGACATCACCTTTTTGCACCCCAAGAGCAATGACGAGTTCCCCATAGCGGGCGAGGGCGTGCTCATCGAGCTGGTGCAGGCGCCGCCCGAGGTGATCGCCGCGCTGGGCTGA
- a CDS encoding TolC family protein produces the protein MMTMKYVAASALLVGVMAGFNAKATDLLQAWQAAEQHERELAVARAAHAAADPLRRQADALWRPGVGVTAAAGWGHGESEMRGAQFSAPGMGTSSGVAFGTSVTSGAATRVALQASQPLYHPERRAQQQQLNLQADMGELQWQAAQQAAMLRTSERYLALAVAQEQLAVLGGQLTAVDKAATEAQDRFDLGAAPITAVHEASAQRAQLQARRLAAQAELDIQRRALADATGLPDASLQARLPSSVLPPVQALALWQEQAAAGNLGIRLQQLAADLARAEADKHRASAAPRLDLVAQAEQQRLSGHGDYGSGARNRQTNALLGVQLTVPLYTGGWRSAKEEESLARWNEAQAQLDATRETVARQVHTAWLGLQAGTEQVRALQQALIAGDARQDATRTGYEVGQRTLLDVLHADNDRAATALALAQARSRLVIHRLQLAQLAGQLDAAALAQANQALAPIQPLKQ, from the coding sequence ATGATGACTATGAAATATGTAGCTGCCAGCGCTTTATTGGTAGGCGTCATGGCCGGATTCAATGCCAAAGCCACCGATCTGCTGCAGGCCTGGCAGGCGGCCGAGCAGCATGAGCGCGAGCTGGCCGTGGCGCGCGCCGCGCATGCCGCGGCCGACCCGCTGCGTCGTCAGGCCGACGCGCTGTGGCGTCCCGGCGTGGGCGTGACGGCGGCCGCCGGCTGGGGCCATGGCGAGAGCGAGATGCGCGGCGCGCAGTTCTCCGCCCCCGGCATGGGCACGAGCAGCGGCGTGGCCTTCGGCACCTCGGTCACCAGCGGAGCGGCCACGCGCGTCGCCCTGCAGGCCAGCCAGCCGCTCTACCACCCCGAGCGCCGCGCCCAGCAGCAGCAACTGAATCTGCAGGCCGACATGGGTGAGCTGCAATGGCAGGCAGCCCAGCAGGCCGCCATGCTGCGCACCAGCGAGCGCTATCTGGCGTTGGCCGTGGCGCAAGAGCAGCTCGCCGTGCTGGGCGGCCAGCTCACCGCCGTGGACAAGGCCGCCACCGAGGCGCAAGACCGCTTCGACCTAGGCGCCGCGCCGATCACCGCCGTGCACGAGGCCAGCGCGCAGCGCGCCCAGCTGCAGGCACGGCGCCTGGCCGCGCAGGCGGAGCTGGACATCCAGCGCCGCGCGCTGGCCGATGCCACCGGCCTGCCCGATGCCAGCCTGCAGGCGCGCCTGCCCTCCTCGGTCTTGCCCCCGGTGCAAGCCCTGGCGCTGTGGCAGGAGCAGGCCGCCGCCGGCAATCTGGGCATACGCCTGCAGCAGCTGGCCGCCGACCTGGCACGCGCCGAGGCGGACAAGCACCGCGCCAGCGCCGCGCCCAGGCTCGATCTGGTGGCCCAGGCCGAGCAGCAGCGCCTGTCAGGCCATGGCGACTACGGCAGCGGCGCGCGCAACCGCCAGACCAACGCGCTGCTGGGCGTGCAGCTCACCGTGCCTCTGTACACCGGCGGCTGGCGCTCGGCCAAGGAGGAGGAAAGCCTGGCCCGATGGAACGAAGCCCAGGCGCAGCTGGACGCCACGCGCGAAACCGTCGCGCGCCAGGTGCATACCGCCTGGCTGGGCCTGCAGGCGGGCACCGAGCAGGTGCGCGCGCTGCAGCAGGCCCTGATTGCCGGCGACGCCCGGCAGGACGCCACGCGCACCGGCTACGAGGTCGGCCAGCGCACGCTGCTCGACGTGCTGCACGCCGACAACGACCGCGCCGCCACCGCGCTGGCCCTGGCCCAGGCGCGCAGCCGGCTTGTCATCCACCGGCTGCAGCTGGCGCAGCTGGCCGGTCAGCTCGATGCCGCTGCATTGGCCCAGGCGAATCAGGCCCTGGCGCCAATACAACCCCTAAAACAATAG